The window TACCGCGATGCCGTTGTTCGACGAGGTGCTGTATCTGCTCGGCGAGCCGGGCGGCGCGGTGCCGTCGCGCGCGCGAACCTGTTCCCTCGCGTCGCTCGCCGGCGTGCCGCTCGTCGCGCCGGGCGTGCAGAACGGGCTGCGCCTGTTGCTCGAGCGCACGTTCGCGCGTGAAGAAGTGCCGCTGAATATCGTCGCGGATATCGATTCGCTGCCGACGATGATATCGCTCGCGCAGGCGGGCCTCGCGTGCACGATTCTGCCTGCTTCCGCGCTGGCGTCGCGCGAGCCGGCGAGCCGGCCGAAGATGCGCCGGATCGTCGAGCCGGAGATTCGCCGGCCCGCGAGCCTGTGCTGGTCGAACACGTCCCCCGTCAATTCCGCCGCGCTGGCCGTGCGGCAAACGATCGTCGAGCTGATCGGCGAACTGGCCGCGAGCGGCGCGTGGACGGGCATCACGCTGCGCGCGGGTGATGCCACGCCGGCGTGACGGGTGGGGTGCGCGGGCTGGGTTCGCGAGCCTATGCGCAACCTGACCGGCACCGCGGTTGCGTCAGCCAAACGCCGATCCCGATCACACCAACGGCGCGACCGACGCGCCCGTGATCCCGTGGCGCTTCAACGCATCCGCGACGAATCCCGACGCCTTCATCTCCTCGACGAACGCGCCGAGCAACGCGGCCGCAGCTTCGCCGCGGCTCTTCGGTACGCCCATCGCCTGGCGGATCACCATGAAGCGCTCGTCGAGCAGGCGCAGGCCTGGCGTCTTCGCGGCATCGGCTTCGAGTTGCTGCTTCACGCCCGCCGCGATTTCGAGCTGCTGTTCGACGAACGTCTGCACGACGGCCTGCGACGTCGGCGCGCGCACGATCTGCGCGGCTTTCAGCTCGCGCGTGAGGAACAGGTCGTACGCGCTGCCCTTGCCGACCGTCACGCGGTTGTGCGGCTGGTCGACGTCCGCATTGCCGCGAATCGGCGAATCGTCGCGCACGAGATAGAAGCCTTCGATCAGCACGTAGGGCTCGGTGAACGCGACCGTTTCGCCGCGCAGCGGATCGACCGCGAAGAAGCCGAAATCGGCGCGCTCTTCGGTCAGCGCCTGCACCGACTTGCCGGCGGTGTCGAACACCACGAGTTCGAGCTCGGCCGACAGCCGCTCGGCGAACGCGCGCGCGAGGTCGATCGACACGCCGAATGGCTCGCCGGTGGCCGGGTCGCGGTTCGCGAGGATCGGGTTGCCGAGATTGATCGACGCGCGCAGCTTGCCGGTCGGCGTGAACGCGGAAAGGACGGAAGGGTCGATGGTCATGAAAACCTCGCGGGGAATCGGTGCGCCGGTCGCACAGGCGCTCGGGGTTTGAGAATGGCACGGCTGCGCGACGGCGCATCGAGCGTATGCGGGGTTACTTGACCGCCACTTCGGTATGCACGACTTGCGGCGGGCTCTTGAAGAACGGCCCGGCCAACTGCCGCCATGCCTGGAAGTCGTCCGATTGCCGGAAATGCACCATGTGATCGTCCACGGTGTCCCACTTGACGACGAGCAGGTAGCCGCCGCTGCGCTCGATCACGCGATGCAGCTCGGCGCCGCCGCAGCCGCGCGCCCGCGCGAACAGCGGCAGTGCCTGGCGAACCGCCGCCTCGAACGGCTCGGCCTGCGACGGGTCGATTTCGAGCGATGCCATTTCCAGAATCATGAATGCTCCATACAGGTTGAAAGATGCGAACGGATCGTGACGCGACGCGCGCCGCGCACGACGCATCCGGCAACGATACCGTAATTCGGCATCTCGATCGGCCGCGCCGCGTGATCGTGTACCGCAAGGCCGTCGATCGCGACGAGGCGGTGCCGCGAGCACTTGACGCCGATCGGCCTGCTGCTTGCCGATCCGCACGAGGCGGCGGCTGACTTCATGACGCTTCACGTGCACAATGCGGTGCGGGAGAAGAGGGGCGATCGACGTGCGCAGTCCGGCATCGAGGCCGCCCGCTTGCCACGCTGCATTCATTCCGGAGAGAGGAGCTCGACATGGCAGAACTGGACGACGCGCTTTACGAGCGGATCGGCGCGCTGAGCGAGGCGGGCGATGCGTTGGTCGAAGACGGGGACTACGCAGGCGCGCTGGAAAAATACTGGCAAGCGTTCGACCTGCTTCCCGAACCCAGGACCAACTGGGAAGCCGGAACCTGGTTGATGGCAGCCATCGGCGACACGAATTTCCATCAAGCCGACTACGAGGCCGGACGCGACAACCTCGGCCATGCGATGCATTTCCCCGATGCGATCGGCAACCCGTTTCTGCACCTGAGGCTCGGTCAGTGCCAGTTCGAGCTCGGCAATCTCGACCGTGCCGCGGACGAGTTGATGCGCGCCTACATGGGTGGCGGCCCGGAGCTGTTCGAGGACGAGGACGACAAATACCTGCGGTTCCTGGCCACGCGGGCGGAAGGGATCAAGGCGCCCTGACACGGGCATTCGCTCCGCGCACGGATCAGCGTTTTCCCCGATGTGGAAGCGGCGGCCCAGGCCGATGTCACAGAGGTAGTGAAGACAATTGATCCGAGGCCAATTATGACGACATCCGCGATGAACGGAGCGAACGATGCACTACCCGAAACGATCGCCGAAGCTGCGTCCGGCGACACCGCTGCTGCTGCGTCGATCCTGCTGGTCGACGATGAACCGAGCGTGCTGTCCGCGCTCAAGCGCGTGTTGCGGCCCGCGCGCTACGGCGTCCTGACCGCCGACAGCGGCGAGGCGGCGCTCGAGATCCTGGCGTCGACCGAAGTCGACCTGATCGTGTCCGACATGCGGATGCCGAACATGAGCGGCGCGGCGTTTCTGTCGCGCGCCCGCTCGCTGTACCCGGACACGATGCGCATCCTGCTGACCGGCTATTCCGACATCGCGTCGATCGTGGAGGCCGTCAACGAAGGCGGCGTGTACCGCTACTTGAACAAGCCGTGGGACGACCACGATCTGCTGATGACGATCGAGCAGGCGCTCGAGCAGCGGCGCTTGCGCGCCGAAGCGGCGCGGCTCGCCGCATTGACCGAAGCGCAGAACGAAACGCTGCGCCGCTTCAATACGGAACTCGAAACACAGGTGCGCGCGCGCACCGAGGAGCTCGCGCAAACCGTGATGTTCCTCGAAGCGGCCCAGGCCGACCTGAAAAGCAGTTTCACCGCGATGGTCCAGGTGTGCGCGAGCATGATCGAGCTGCGCTGCGGGACCGCCGGCGGCCATGCGATGCGCGTCGGCGAGATCGCGCGGCATCTCGCGCTGTCGGCCGGGATGAGCAACCTGCACGCGCAGGACGTCTATTTCGCGGGGCTGCTGCACGGCATCGGCAAGCTGTCGCTGCCCGACGAGCTGCTGCACAAGCCGCTCGTGAAGATGACGACGGACGAGCACAGCCTGTTCCAGCAGCATCCGCTGCGCGCGCAGATGGTGCTCACGCCGGTCGCGCAGTTGCACAAGGTCGCGTCGATCGTGCTGCACCAGTACGAGCGATACAACGGGCGCGGCACACCGGACGGCCTGACGGGCGATGCGATCCCGCTCGGCTCGCGGATCGTCGCGATCGCGCGCGATTTCGAAGGGCTGCGCAACGGCGAGATCGGTGCGCCGCATTCGGTCGAGCAGGCGATCGACGTGCTGCACTCGCAGGCCGGGGTACGTTACGACCCGCTGCTCGTCGCGCGCTTCATCGAACTGATGCGGCATCCGGCGAGCCTCGGCATCGCGACGTCCGTCGCGGAGGTTCAGTCCGCGCAGCTGCGCGAAGGGATGCAGCTCGCCGACGATCTGCGCACGCATCGCGGCG is drawn from Burkholderia ambifaria AMMD and contains these coding sequences:
- a CDS encoding antibiotic biosynthesis monooxygenase family protein, coding for MILEMASLEIDPSQAEPFEAAVRQALPLFARARGCGGAELHRVIERSGGYLLVVKWDTVDDHMVHFRQSDDFQAWRQLAGPFFKSPPQVVHTEVAVK
- a CDS encoding tetratricopeptide repeat protein, with protein sequence MAELDDALYERIGALSEAGDALVEDGDYAGALEKYWQAFDLLPEPRTNWEAGTWLMAAIGDTNFHQADYEAGRDNLGHAMHFPDAIGNPFLHLRLGQCQFELGNLDRAADELMRAYMGGGPELFEDEDDKYLRFLATRAEGIKAP
- a CDS encoding ABC transporter substrate-binding protein, giving the protein MTIDPSVLSAFTPTGKLRASINLGNPILANRDPATGEPFGVSIDLARAFAERLSAELELVVFDTAGKSVQALTEERADFGFFAVDPLRGETVAFTEPYVLIEGFYLVRDDSPIRGNADVDQPHNRVTVGKGSAYDLFLTRELKAAQIVRAPTSQAVVQTFVEQQLEIAAGVKQQLEADAAKTPGLRLLDERFMVIRQAMGVPKSRGEAAAALLGAFVEEMKASGFVADALKRHGITGASVAPLV
- a CDS encoding HD domain-containing phosphohydrolase; the protein is MTTSAMNGANDALPETIAEAASGDTAAAASILLVDDEPSVLSALKRVLRPARYGVLTADSGEAALEILASTEVDLIVSDMRMPNMSGAAFLSRARSLYPDTMRILLTGYSDIASIVEAVNEGGVYRYLNKPWDDHDLLMTIEQALEQRRLRAEAARLAALTEAQNETLRRFNTELETQVRARTEELAQTVMFLEAAQADLKSSFTAMVQVCASMIELRCGTAGGHAMRVGEIARHLALSAGMSNLHAQDVYFAGLLHGIGKLSLPDELLHKPLVKMTTDEHSLFQQHPLRAQMVLTPVAQLHKVASIVLHQYERYNGRGTPDGLTGDAIPLGSRIVAIARDFEGLRNGEIGAPHSVEQAIDVLHSQAGVRYDPLLVARFIELMRHPASLGIATSVAEVQSAQLREGMQLADDLRTHRGVLLMTKGSVMSAHQIELVRRFEAREGTSFDILVLTGAAASKQAPADAPPAA
- a CDS encoding LysR substrate-binding domain-containing protein: MDIRQLRYFVSIVEYGSLGKAAEKLFVAQPSLSQQIAKLEGDLGVALLVRSPQGVKPTAAGQALYRHARLVLRQMEQLRQEVREGAGSESGTVAVGFPTTMTSILAVPLFERIRARYPGIRLQYIETMSGFINELLANGRLDLAILFRESNTTGITAMPLFDEVLYLLGEPGGAVPSRARTCSLASLAGVPLVAPGVQNGLRLLLERTFAREEVPLNIVADIDSLPTMISLAQAGLACTILPASALASREPASRPKMRRIVEPEIRRPASLCWSNTSPVNSAALAVRQTIVELIGELAASGAWTGITLRAGDATPA